The Daucus carota subsp. sativus chromosome 9, DH1 v3.0, whole genome shotgun sequence genome window below encodes:
- the LOC108201017 gene encoding uncharacterized protein LOC108201017 — protein MTSTSQPTAASFDEPLTLNLDNIEKAEYEKFIQSLIEKFPECYIKKDPERVDDDKCFDEELGRKINNCFKPTFRHYTDARECGDSARRTFKGEELKNENWLFQLRLKHGDRDLEILIKKNNLYLVGYKGNYKQENGTVSAENCWIVLDGKNHLQVAESVSNFLTPNSLKKVKLGTSYTALFGKSVPSFYDSVPESELYENLIKKLGGFKGLAKREEHRKINYATKKLKKIKSNIESHYKKYENPEETEDYKRVNSLLKMVTEDITRECLEEELEGDDKAARDFLNHVKKPQEDHILLGKLIEKLKKEYENNNQQGQAPNEAEASENQRNQRSIILWGKVFNKIVVILGSLTAEKKDTIVWGKRTKGYTVEDWREEHEALIKLKRMLKNKFNIDDGTQETNPTDDGIQEVFLSEKATLKGRYKAVNTEDKAKVVKFHKELKEMSDVFKLMMKRVRADAEIKDVKDRLATVNLNREAFTEAVEHLTTEDSFGENESDTAEHIIKLAIMICEAARFPDIKKHVAKNYHETTHEVTTFLSEECITSIYSWSHRSALMQRGGVYARETILLGDDPAVIRDMDEKEYEC, from the exons ATGACATCGACCTCTCAGCCCACTGCGGCTTCATTTGATGAACCGCTTACTCTAAACCTTGATAACATAGAAAAAGCTGAGTACGAAAAGTTCATCCAAAGCTTAATTGAGAAATTTCCAGAatgttatataaaaaaagatccTGAAAGAGTTGATGATGACAAGTGCTTTGATGAAGAGTTGGGACGGAAAATTAATAATTGTTTCAAGCCAACGTTTCGTCATTACACTGATGCAAGGGAATGTGGGGACAGCGCTCGACGAACATTTAAGGgagaggaattgaagaatgagaatTGGCTTTTCCAGTTAAGGTTAAAGCATGGCGATCGTGATTTGGAGATTTTGATAAAGAAAAATAATCTCTACTTAGTCGGGTACAAGGGTAATTATAAACAAGAAAATGGAACAGTGAGTGCTGAAAACTGCTGGATTGTTCTAGATGGGAAAAACCATCTCCAAGTTGCTGAGTCTGTCAGCAACTTCCTGACACCGA ACTCGCTAAAGAAGGTTAAACTGGGTACATCATACACTGCATTGTTTGGTAAATCTGTTCCGTCATTTTATGATTCTGTGCCAGAGTCAGAACTGTatgaaaatttgataaagaaGTTGGGAGGCTTCAAAGGACTAGCAAAGCGAGAAGAACatagaaaaataaattacgccaccaagaaattgaagaaaataaaatcGAATATTGAAAGccattataaaaaatatgaaaacccGGAGGAGACTGAAGATTACAAAAGAGTTAACAGCTTGTTAAAAATGGTGACAGAAGATATTACTCGTGAGTGTTTAGAAGAAGAACTTGAGGGTGATGACAAGGCAGCGCGAGATTTTTTGAATCATGTAAAAAAGCCGCAAGAGGATCATATCCTTTTGGGAAAGCTAATAGAAAAGCTGAAGAAagaatatgaaaataataatcaaCAGGGGCAGGCGCCGAACGAAGCTGAGGCAAGTGAAAACCAGAG GAATCAAAGATCAATAATTTTGTGGGGAAAGGTGTTCAACAAGATAGTCGTCATCTTGGGTAGCTTGACTGCTGAAAAAAAGGATACAATAGTTTGGGGAAAGAGAACGAAAGGATATACGGTAGAGGACTGGAGAGAGGAACATGAAGCCCTGATCAAGCTGAAAAGAAtgctaaaaaataaatttaatatagatGATGGAACACAAGAAACGAACCCCACCGATGACGGAATACAGGAAGTTTTTCTTTCAGAAAAAGCTACACTGAAAGGCCGATATAAAGCGGTGAACACAGAGGATAAGGCTAAGGTGGTTAAGTTCCATAAAGAACTTAAAGAAATGTCTGATGTCTTTAAATTGATGATGAAGAGAGTTAGAGCAGATGCTGAAATCAAAGATGTGAAGGATCGTTTGGCAACAGTGAATTTGAACAGAGAAGCCTTCACAGAAGCAGTCGAGCATCTGACGACCGAGGACTCATTTGGTGAGAACGAGAGCGACACCGCTGAACATATTATAAAGTTGGCCATAATGATATGTGAAGCTGCGAGATTTCCAGATATCAAAAAGCATGTTGCAAAGAATTACCACGAAACAACCCATGAGGTCACTACTTTTTTATCTGAAGAATGTATTACTTCCATATATAGTTGGAGTCATAGATCGGCCTTAATGCAACGTGGGGGGGTGTACGCTCGTGAAACAATTCTTCTGGGAGATGATCCGGCAGTCATCAGGGATATGGATGAAAAAGAATATGAGTGCTAG
- the LOC108202106 gene encoding uncharacterized protein LOC108202106, which translates to MDRNTNPDAAGSSGKDELRVHLDLNKLEGDAYGEFIKGIVNIYNPQEKRQRLCDTVGKHVPRETEIFKEMNDQIGLCFDGWNLPKLDDMDDNCGEDPRAQTPLEAEIPASEKFFQVRLTYDQHILDILIQKSSLYLVGYKWKYKLKEEEAMLNPDDKAKIDDNADYWIILSGGCCKAAVQFVEEFLTPDKYKEVKLGSSYFSLLSPFDSELETKKQKALAKNLYKRLTGRLKMLNGDEKTDYIVGILQKLKTDMAKTIKETMLGEELESNWEWLIPDEELVDQYKRAEYLLEWLRKRNYSLETSEPAGDKKAEEFKKFWRQRFQKLRGISDRDAMEKLVKMLEVKHKLFLSQRQNGTDEEKQESDFNQSLIPWETEIREAVKILSSLGYEIIIETKTGETNKDMLKRKEKEKKKRKREGKTEEELKKDLPEKIRLIKLLEKVIPQEDGSTGEIKKILTEELEEECGQLLETDKAAKLDRGIIDSYREVMMATDLYDFYEKLEKIRHVLENQMKALGIGASCRVQNEKIKEFELNRHALVRAFEHLTQYPFDEDDQKDFAKHITHLVVMICEATRFEPIAEHIKRSYTLELGSKLSDKNVALINMWSDISGVMVRGWSYKGERDFGLEDLMKAVTVSRAREWKGLGKEL; encoded by the exons ATGGACAGAAATACCAATCCTGATGCTGCGGGTTCATCTGGTAAAGATGAGCTGCGGGTTCATCTAGATCTTAACAAACTCGAAGGTGATGCTTACGGTGAGTTCATCAAAGGCATTGTCAATATATATAATCCACAAGAAAAAAGACAGAGACTTTGTGACACCGTAGGCAAGCATGTGCCACGAGAAACTGAAATATTTAAAGAAATGAATGACCAAATCGGTTTATGTTTCGACGGATGGAATCTTCCAAAGCTCGATGACATGGACGACAACTGCGGTGAAGATCCTCGTGCACAAACCCCACTTGAAGCGGAAATCCCTGCTAGTGAAAAGTTTTTTCAAGTAAGGTTAACTTATGACCAACACATTTTGGACATTTTGATACAAAAAAGTAGTTTGTATTTAGTCGGGTACAAGTGGAAATATAAATTGAAGGAGGAagaagctatgctgaatccagaTGACAAGGCGAAGATAGATGACAATGCTGATTACTGGATTATTCTAAGCGGGGGGTGTTGTAAGGCAGCTGTTCAGTTTGTTGAGGAATTTCTAACTCCCG ATAAGTATAAAGAAGTTAAATTGGGTTCATCATATTTTTCATTGTTGAGCCCATTTGATTCGGAGTTAGAAACAAAGAAGCAAAAGGCACTGGCCAAAAACCTGTACAAGAGATTGACAGGTAGATTGAAAATGTTAAATGGAGATGAGAAAACAGACTACATTGTTGGAATACTACAAAAACTGAAAACGGATATGGCAAAAACGATAAAAGAAACTATGCTGGGAGAGGAACTTGAGTCAAATTGGGAATGGTTAATTCCAGATGAGGAACTAGTGGATCAGTACAAAAGAGCAGAGTACTTGTTAGAGTGGCtgagaaaaagaaattattcCTTGGAGACGAGTGAACCTGCGGGTGACAAAAAGGCCGAAGAGTTTAAGAAATTTTGGCGACAGAGATTTCAAAAGCTAAGAGGGATATCAGATAGGGATGCCATGGAAAAGCTTGTAAAAATGCTGGAAGTGAAACATAAGCTTTTTCTCAGCCAAAGGCAGAATGGAACAGATGAGGAAAAACAAGAAAG TGACTTCAATCAATCGCTCATTCCATGGGAAACGGAGATCCGAGAGGCAGTCAAAATCTTAAGTTCCTTGGGTTATGAAATAATAATAGAAACGAAAACCGGAGAGACAAACAAAGATATGCTAAAAAGGAAggagaaagaaaagaagaagaggaaaaggGAAGGGAAAACAGAAGAAGAGCTAAAAAAAGATCTCCCTGAAAAGATTAGGCTGATAAAATTACTTGAAAAAGTAATTCCCCAGGAAGATGGTTCTACTGGAGAGATTAAAAAGATACTTACGGAAGAGTTGGAAGAGGAATGTGGTCAGCTGCTGGAAACGGATAAAGCCGCCAAATTAGATAGGGGCATCATAGATTCATATAGGGAAGTGATGATGgctacagatctgtatgacTTCTATGAAAAGCTGGAAAAGATTAGACACGTCTTGGAAAATCAGATGAAGGCTCTTGGAATTGGTGCCAGCTGCAGGGTACAAAATGAAAAGATCAAAGAATTTGAATTGAACAGACATGCCTTAGTACGCGCATTTGAGCATCTCACTCAGTATCCATTTGATGAGGATGATCAAAAAGATTTCGCTAAACATATTACTCATTTAGTGGTGATGATATGTGAAGCTACGAGATTTGAACCAATTGCAGAGCACATTAAACGCAGTTACACACTTGAATTAGGCTCTAAATTGAGTGATAAAAATGTTGCTCTGATAAATATGTGGAGTGATATATCAGGCGTAATGGTACGTGGGTGGAGTTACAAGGGTGAAAGAGATTTCGGGTTGGAAGATTTAATGAAGGCGGTTACAGTTAGCAGAGCAAGAGAGTGGAAGGGATTAGGTAAAGAGTTATAA
- the LOC108202580 gene encoding putative pentatricopeptide repeat-containing protein At1g12700, mitochondrial, whose amino-acid sequence MAVNRGALLIMTCFSLRPLSVRPCPLLSSLFHSHFLPFSTKPNPNSQVKPPFIPSPSTTHPELKQLLYHKSEVGFDKLDNALLVFDEMLLLKSKLSVLQFNQLLAALVRMKEYSVAVSMFREFRVLSIPVDIVTFTTAIHSCCHLNTLDYAFSLLAGIIKSGWMPDAFTYNTLIKGLLSQDRPLEAGDLFNKLITFQEIQPNLVTYSTIIDGLCKTSNTSMALKLLRKMEEIGCNPDVVTYNTIIDGLCKTSNTSMALKLLRKMEEIGCNPDVVTYNTIIDGLCKTSNTSMALKLLRKMEEIGCRPNIVTYTSIIDSLCKERQVDQALVLVSEMTNKGISPNVITYSTLLQGLCSSGRWEDTESLLTEMGVRKVSPNLHTYNILVDAYCKEGRTTHAEDVIKIMIQKGVPPNVITYNALMDGYCLTGKMDRAQEVLNTMKSNEIWPDCYSYNILIDGLCKNRKLDEARNTFDKLASSGLQPDVITHNIMIRGLCQEGLFEEAKELLSKMETGIHGTRPII is encoded by the coding sequence ATGGCTGTCAACAGAGGAGCTCTTCTCATAATGACTTGTTTCAGCTTAAGGCCTCTGAGTGTAAGACCTTGTCCTCTTTTATCGTCTCtttttcattctcattttcttcCTTTCTCTACTAAACCTAACCCTAATTCACAAGTTAAACCCCCCTTTATTCCTTCTCCATCCACCACTCATCCCGAACTTAAACAATTACTCTATCATAAGTCCGAAGTTGGTTTCGACAAACTCGACAATGCTCTTCTTGTGTTCGATGAAATGCTCCTTCTGAAATCTAAGCTTTCTGTTCTGCAATTCAACCAACTGTTAGCCGCCCTCGTTCGGATGAAAGAATACTCTGTTGCCGTCTCTATGTTTAGAGAATTCCGTGTTTTAAGCATTCCTGTTGACATTGTTACCTTTACTACTGCCATCCATTCCTGTTGTCACTTGAATACACTTGATTATGCCTTTTCGTTGCTTGCTGGAATCATCAAGAGTGGTTGGATGCCCGATGCCTTTACCTACAACACTCTCATCAAGGGCCTTCTATCTCAAGACAGGCCTTTGGAGGCTGGGGATTTGTTTAATAAGCTTATCACATTTCAAGAAATTCAGCCCAATTTAGTTACGTATAGCACCATCATTGATGGTCTCTGCAAAACTTCAAATACCTCCATGGCTCTCAAGTTGTTAAGAAAGATGGAGGAGATAGGTTGTAACCCCGATGTGGTAACTTATAACACCATCATTGATGGTCTCTGCAAAACTTCAAATACCTCCATGGCTCTCAAGTTGTTAAGAAAGATGGAGGAGATAGGTTGTAACCCCGATGTGGTAACTTATAACACCATCATTGATGGTCTCTGCAAAACTTCAAATACCTCCATGGCTCTCAAGTTGTTAAGAAAGATGGAGGAGATAGGTTGCAGACCCAATATTGTAACTTATACCTCGATTATTGATTCTTTGTGCAAAGAGAGACAAGTCGATCAAGCATTGGTTCTTGTGTCTGAAATGACCAACAAAGGCATATCACCTAATGTTATAACCTATAGCACACTACTTCAAGGTCTTTGCAGCTCGGGCCGATGGGAGGACACTGAGAGTTTGTTAACTGAGATGGGTGTTAGGAAGGTCTCTCCAAACTTGCACACCTATAATATATTAGTTGATGCATACTGCAAAGAAGGGAGGACAACACATGCAGAAGATGTGATTAAAATTATGATCCAGAAAGGTGTGCCTCCTAACGTAATCACATACAATGCACTGATGGATGGTTATTGTTTAACAGGCAAAATGGACAGGGCACAAGAGGTGCTGAATACCATGAAGAGTAATGAGATATGGCCAGACTGTTATAGCTATAACATTCTCATTGATGGTCTCTGCAAGAACAGAAAACTTGACGAGGCCAGAAATACTTTTGATAAGCTTGCTTCGAGTGGTTTGCAACCTGACGTCATAACACACAACATAATGATCAGAGGACTTTGTCAAGAAGGGTTATTTGAGGAAGCAAAGGAATTACTTTCTAAAATGGAAACGGGCATTCATGGTACTAGACCTATTATCTAA